One genomic segment of Catalinimonas alkaloidigena includes these proteins:
- a CDS encoding IS630 family transposase yields the protein MRRSLKSKRDAILFSFFKEEIKPLKALEEQGELDLYYFDEAGVNLTPAIPYAWQPKETCYELPSSQSQNLTILGSINKECQCQSFLFDGAANSSIVIACLDAFAEQITKKTVVVLDRASIHTSKKVAQNISYWKQKGLFLQYIPPYCPELNQIEILWKFIKYYWFDLQAYQNMEGLKKKRRTTRT from the coding sequence ATGCGAAGGAGTTTGAAGAGTAAGCGAGATGCAATACTGTTTTCCTTCTTTAAAGAGGAAATCAAGCCCCTTAAGGCATTAGAAGAACAAGGAGAACTAGATCTATACTATTTTGATGAGGCAGGTGTTAATTTAACACCTGCCATTCCATACGCCTGGCAACCTAAGGAAACATGCTACGAACTACCTTCTAGCCAAAGCCAAAACCTCACCATCCTAGGTTCTATAAACAAAGAATGCCAATGTCAAAGCTTCTTGTTTGATGGTGCTGCCAACAGCAGTATAGTCATCGCGTGTCTGGATGCTTTTGCCGAACAAATCACCAAAAAAACGGTAGTAGTTCTGGACAGGGCATCTATCCATACAAGCAAAAAAGTAGCACAAAATATTTCTTATTGGAAGCAGAAAGGATTGTTTCTTCAATACATACCACCCTACTGTCCTGAGCTCAATCAGATTGAGATATTATGGAAGTTTATCAAATACTACTGGTTTGATCTGCAAGCTTATCAGAATATGGAGGGGCTCAAGAAAAAGCGCCGAACGACCAGGACTTGA
- a CDS encoding cupin domain-containing protein, whose product MHPAGQIILATGGVGYYQEKGSPKRTLEKGDVVKCPPNVPHWHGASADQVFIQIAITGRQNGPTEWLEVVTDEEYLQ is encoded by the coding sequence ATACATCCGGCAGGACAGATTATACTGGCTACCGGAGGCGTGGGCTACTATCAGGAGAAAGGCAGTCCGAAACGAACCCTTGAAAAAGGAGATGTGGTAAAGTGTCCACCCAATGTCCCCCACTGGCATGGGGCAAGTGCGGATCAGGTGTTTATTCAAATCGCAATTACCGGCAGGCAAAATGGTCCTACTGAATGGTTAGAAGTAGTTACTGATGAGGAATATTTGCAGTGA
- a CDS encoding carbohydrate kinase family protein — MKKFDVLVVGELNVDLIFNRINPLPEVGKEVLAEQMTLTLGSSSAIFASNLSSLGSNVGFIGKIGKDHFGEFILQSLNSKGVDTSHIKQSKDLQTGATVVLNFGEDRAMVTHPGAMNHLGIQDIQPEQLAQARHLHFSSFFLQSGIQEEVQQLFQQAKNLGLSTSFDTQWDPSEKWDVKLSSILPFVDVFLPNETEFLHLTGKHEFTEAIDSVKAFSNTIVVKRGNKGSVSWSKGRLLYQEPFLNRDVVDAIGAGDSFNAGFIHKFIQKSDVETCQEYGNLIGAISTTAVGGTSAFADRNHFTRIAKEKFGYQAHETAR, encoded by the coding sequence ATGAAAAAGTTTGATGTGCTAGTGGTCGGTGAACTTAATGTAGATCTGATTTTCAACAGAATTAATCCCTTACCCGAAGTGGGGAAAGAGGTACTGGCTGAACAAATGACCCTAACCCTAGGGAGTTCTTCAGCCATTTTTGCCAGTAATCTGAGCAGCCTGGGGAGTAATGTAGGATTTATAGGAAAAATTGGCAAAGACCATTTTGGTGAGTTCATACTGCAAAGTCTGAATTCAAAAGGAGTAGATACCAGTCACATTAAACAAAGTAAAGATCTGCAAACCGGTGCGACTGTGGTACTAAACTTTGGTGAAGACCGGGCAATGGTCACGCATCCTGGCGCCATGAACCATTTGGGTATACAAGATATCCAGCCTGAACAACTTGCTCAAGCGCGCCATTTACACTTTTCTTCTTTCTTCTTACAATCCGGAATTCAGGAGGAAGTTCAACAGCTTTTTCAACAAGCTAAAAATTTAGGGCTAAGCACCTCATTTGATACCCAATGGGACCCTTCAGAAAAATGGGATGTAAAACTTTCGTCTATTCTTCCTTTTGTAGATGTTTTTCTACCCAATGAAACTGAATTTCTTCACTTAACAGGCAAGCATGAATTCACTGAAGCGATTGACTCTGTAAAAGCATTTAGTAATACCATTGTCGTCAAACGAGGAAATAAGGGTTCAGTCAGTTGGAGCAAAGGACGACTACTTTATCAGGAGCCGTTCTTGAACAGAGATGTGGTGGATGCTATCGGTGCCGGTGACAGTTTCAACGCCGGTTTCATCCATAAGTTTATTCAAAAATCAGATGTAGAAACTTGCCAGGAGTACGGAAACCTGATTGGCGCTATTTCCACTACCGCTGTCGGAGGTACTTCAGCCTTCGCTGATCGTAACCACTTTACCAGGATTGCAAAAGAAAAATTCGGATACCAGGCTCATGAGACTGCAAGATAA
- a CDS encoding IS4 family transposase — MEESWGMQEFMGSAVEDKREAKSLSLMADRLLANPELSFSSAVGENFRKSAWRIFSKQEVDVSYGHYRQTSKRCADQDVVLVSQDTTDLNYASHVATEGLGDLGGSHVNPGLCLHTAMALSEQGTALGLVGQKLWPPQSTGRTKQVQFYPLEEKESYRWVEALQWVDQHLAKAKKVIVISDRESDFYEYMTARRSKHVELLFRAHHLNRKVHYEQEKMLLKEVVFPNTTKVEVYLPRTSKRKERNAKLQVSWGKITCPVPTYKKGEDIDLWVVVAQETHTPAGEEPRSEPPLLWYLLTTINIEDQAAALLMIDYYRKRWVIERWHMVLKSGMQIEKLQFDTFTRLSHAIAMLCIVAWQLIWLKHLAAESAQLAAEKIFEPLQIEVLEKHSGRKELSVQQALIIIAALAGFTPTKKQPFPGEKTMWRGWAIFSQLCHGYLLASQINYETG; from the coding sequence ATGGAAGAGAGTTGGGGCATGCAAGAGTTTATGGGAAGTGCAGTAGAAGATAAACGCGAGGCAAAGAGTTTGTCACTGATGGCTGATCGTCTTTTAGCTAACCCTGAGCTTTCCTTTAGTAGTGCAGTAGGAGAGAATTTCCGTAAATCAGCCTGGCGGATATTTTCCAAACAGGAAGTAGACGTCAGCTACGGCCACTATAGGCAAACGAGCAAGCGCTGTGCCGACCAGGATGTGGTTTTGGTGAGTCAGGATACAACAGACTTGAATTATGCCAGTCATGTCGCTACTGAAGGTCTGGGCGACTTAGGCGGCAGTCATGTAAATCCAGGGCTTTGCCTGCATACGGCCATGGCTCTGAGTGAGCAGGGAACGGCTTTGGGCCTGGTAGGACAAAAGCTGTGGCCTCCCCAATCCACAGGACGTACAAAGCAGGTGCAGTTTTATCCTTTAGAAGAAAAAGAGAGTTATCGGTGGGTAGAAGCCCTACAGTGGGTGGATCAGCATTTAGCTAAAGCCAAGAAGGTGATCGTAATCTCCGACAGAGAATCTGATTTTTATGAGTACATGACTGCTCGCCGCTCCAAACATGTAGAATTACTCTTCAGGGCACATCATCTCAACCGAAAGGTGCATTATGAGCAAGAAAAGATGCTTCTTAAAGAAGTGGTTTTTCCCAATACTACTAAAGTAGAAGTTTACCTGCCCAGGACCAGCAAGAGAAAAGAGCGTAATGCTAAGCTGCAGGTAAGCTGGGGTAAGATCACATGCCCTGTCCCTACTTATAAAAAAGGAGAAGATATTGACTTATGGGTGGTAGTAGCTCAAGAAACACATACTCCGGCAGGAGAAGAACCGCGCAGCGAACCGCCTCTGCTATGGTATTTACTCACTACCATCAATATAGAAGATCAAGCTGCTGCTTTGCTGATGATAGATTATTACCGGAAACGATGGGTGATTGAACGCTGGCATATGGTGCTGAAGAGTGGTATGCAGATAGAAAAGCTACAGTTTGATACTTTCACACGACTATCTCATGCCATTGCTATGCTCTGTATTGTAGCCTGGCAATTGATCTGGCTTAAGCATCTGGCAGCAGAAAGTGCCCAATTAGCTGCAGAGAAAATATTTGAACCGCTACAAATAGAAGTCTTAGAAAAGCATAGTGGCAGAAAAGAACTCAGTGTACAGCAGGCATTGATCATCATCGCTGCCCTGGCCGGGTTTACGCCTACTAAAAAGCAGCCCTTCCCTGGAGAAAAAACCATGTGGAGAGGGTGGGCCATCTTCTCTCAACTCTGCCATGGATACCTTCTCGCTTCGCAGATAAATTATGAGACAGGATAA
- a CDS encoding amidohydrolase family protein — protein sequence MTLQHCSPKEDSSATYYSMDDYQNIAKYDVHVHVMTFDSSFVNSSAEDNFKLLTINVDVPSYPSLEDQQHYALHQAKAFPDHLHYATAFTVNNWEDENWQKIALDYLKQSFSNGAIAVKVWKNIGMELKDQHGEFVMINNSRFDAIFNFLEENNITVIGHLGEPKNCWLPVEEMTVAGDKNYFATHPEYHMYLHPEYPSYEDQLNFRDKLLEKHPDLKFVGAHLGSLEWSVDALAERLDEYPNMAVDMAARISHLQYQAVTDWQKVHDFFIKYQDRILYGTDIQTDGEMSPEDLKKEAHEIRLRHWKFFTSDETMNVPKVENEFKGLKLPKQVIDKIYRENAKKWFPGM from the coding sequence ATGACGCTTCAACATTGTTCACCAAAAGAGGATTCCTCTGCTACCTATTATTCTATGGATGACTATCAGAACATAGCAAAATATGATGTACATGTGCACGTCATGACTTTTGACTCATCTTTCGTTAATTCGTCAGCAGAGGATAATTTTAAGCTCCTTACTATCAATGTGGACGTCCCTTCTTATCCCTCTTTAGAGGATCAGCAGCATTATGCGTTACACCAGGCTAAAGCTTTTCCAGATCACTTGCACTATGCTACTGCCTTTACAGTGAACAACTGGGAAGATGAAAACTGGCAAAAGATCGCTCTTGATTATTTAAAGCAATCTTTTTCTAATGGTGCCATCGCTGTGAAAGTCTGGAAAAACATAGGCATGGAATTGAAAGATCAGCATGGGGAATTTGTCATGATTAATAATTCTCGCTTTGACGCTATTTTCAATTTTCTGGAGGAAAACAATATTACTGTAATTGGCCATTTGGGTGAACCTAAAAACTGCTGGTTGCCGGTTGAAGAAATGACTGTAGCAGGTGATAAAAACTATTTTGCTACACATCCGGAATATCATATGTATTTGCACCCGGAATATCCTTCTTATGAAGATCAGCTCAACTTCCGGGATAAACTATTGGAAAAGCATCCCGATCTTAAGTTTGTAGGAGCTCACCTCGGCAGCCTGGAATGGAGTGTAGATGCGTTGGCAGAGCGACTGGATGAATATCCCAATATGGCCGTGGATATGGCCGCACGTATTTCTCACCTTCAGTATCAGGCAGTAACGGACTGGCAAAAAGTTCATGACTTCTTTATCAAATATCAGGATAGAATACTATACGGTACAGATATACAAACTGATGGTGAAATGAGCCCGGAAGACTTGAAAAAGGAGGCCCATGAGATCCGTCTTCGGCATTGGAAGTTTTTCACAAGTGATGAAACCATGAATGTTCCTAAAGTTGAAAATGAATTTAAAGGGCTAAAATTACCTAAACAGGTGATAGATAAAATATATCGTGAAAACGCTAAAAAATGGTTTCCAGGAATGTAA
- a CDS encoding SIS domain-containing protein, giving the protein MSFENNYKLKDNQETMQEYLGYDLPELEYRGALHTAKEISTQPELWLKTWKLVAYHQASLAKFLKNIYAHETLDIIIAGAGTSAFIGNILQGTFKRNTGKSTYAIATTDLVSHPEDYLRPEHPTLLISFARSGNSPESIAAVNLVNTRCRKVYHLIITCNPSGQLATNKYDKNTFIFLLPPESNDLGLAMTGSFTSMLLTGLLISQIERLEALKNQVEQLAIYGEKIISKYSSSLQKVATLDFQRAIFLGSGPLLGTARESQLKLQELTDGKVICNYDSFLGLRHGPQAVINSHTLLVYLFSNREYVHPYEVDLIKAINKGEKGLFQIGVTESPQKDLKPDLMIELSSGNEKIEEEFLAVCSVIPAQIIGFYKSLHLGLKPDSPSVNGAISRVVQGVTIYPYHSAGPPEA; this is encoded by the coding sequence ATGAGTTTTGAAAACAACTATAAGCTAAAAGATAATCAGGAGACAATGCAGGAATACCTGGGGTATGACCTTCCTGAACTTGAATATAGAGGAGCACTGCATACAGCAAAAGAAATCTCTACCCAACCGGAACTCTGGCTCAAAACCTGGAAATTAGTTGCATATCATCAAGCTAGTCTTGCCAAATTTCTCAAAAATATATATGCTCATGAAACACTGGATATTATCATAGCAGGGGCAGGCACTTCTGCCTTTATAGGCAATATTCTTCAGGGTACATTTAAGAGAAATACCGGTAAATCAACTTATGCTATTGCCACTACTGATTTAGTATCTCATCCAGAAGATTATCTACGCCCTGAGCACCCGACTTTACTTATTTCTTTTGCCCGTTCCGGGAATAGCCCTGAAAGTATAGCAGCAGTTAATTTAGTTAATACCCGTTGTAGAAAGGTCTATCACCTTATCATTACCTGCAACCCCTCTGGACAGCTTGCTACTAATAAATATGACAAAAATACCTTTATCTTTTTGTTGCCACCAGAATCAAATGATCTGGGCTTAGCCATGACAGGAAGCTTTACTTCAATGTTGCTAACAGGCTTATTAATCTCCCAAATTGAACGATTAGAAGCACTAAAAAACCAAGTTGAGCAACTAGCTATTTATGGTGAAAAGATAATTTCTAAGTATTCTTCGTCTTTACAAAAAGTAGCCACACTTGACTTTCAAAGAGCAATTTTTCTGGGCTCTGGTCCACTACTTGGAACAGCCAGAGAGTCACAACTGAAATTACAGGAACTTACTGATGGCAAGGTTATTTGTAACTATGACTCTTTTTTAGGATTACGTCATGGGCCACAAGCAGTAATCAACTCACATACACTCCTGGTTTATTTATTTTCCAATAGAGAATATGTTCATCCCTATGAAGTTGACTTAATAAAAGCTATTAATAAGGGGGAAAAAGGTTTGTTTCAGATTGGGGTGACTGAATCTCCTCAAAAGGATTTGAAACCAGATTTGATGATAGAATTATCTTCAGGAAATGAAAAAATTGAAGAAGAGTTTCTTGCGGTATGCAGTGTCATACCTGCCCAGATAATCGGGTTTTACAAATCACTTCACCTGGGTTTGAAACCAGACTCTCCCTCTGTGAATGGAGCCATTTCCAGAGTAGTGCAGGGTGTCACGATTTATCCTTATCATTCAGCAGGTCCGCCTGAAGCGTAA
- a CDS encoding beta-N-acetylhexosaminidase, with product MILSQNILAQDKPTALSEIGIHLIPYPQEVNLEGADFILNNHIVIDPNATEKDKFAAHELSNTLHQEYKQQTNITSTAKTNAIILTRKGAPKDIGEEGYHVTVNDQQLSIHAQGEAGLFYGAQTLLQLIQKNASEAPYIKGMEIKDWPDTPQRAAHYDTKHHQDKKEYVKSFIRDLARYKINMLVWEWEDKFAYPSHPEIGAPGAFTMEEMQEFTRYAQQHHVQIVPLVQGLGHVSFILKWPQYAHLREIPASNWEFAPLKMAPMICFLISGKTLLKPLRALNTFILVLMKPLSLGWALNAR from the coding sequence ATGATCTTATCACAAAACATTCTGGCACAAGATAAGCCAACGGCGCTGTCAGAGATTGGCATTCATCTGATCCCCTACCCTCAGGAAGTTAATTTAGAAGGTGCTGATTTTATACTCAATAATCATATAGTAATAGATCCTAATGCTACTGAAAAAGATAAGTTTGCAGCCCATGAGCTTTCAAACACCTTACATCAAGAGTATAAACAACAAACCAATATCACATCAACAGCTAAAACGAATGCCATTATTCTGACAAGAAAAGGTGCGCCTAAGGATATTGGAGAAGAAGGTTATCATGTAACTGTCAACGACCAGCAGCTTAGTATTCATGCTCAGGGAGAAGCAGGTCTGTTTTATGGCGCTCAAACTTTGCTACAGTTGATTCAAAAAAATGCTTCAGAAGCTCCCTATATAAAAGGTATGGAAATCAAAGACTGGCCGGATACGCCACAAAGAGCAGCTCATTATGATACCAAGCATCATCAGGACAAAAAGGAATACGTAAAAAGCTTCATTCGGGACCTGGCAAGATATAAAATCAATATGTTGGTGTGGGAGTGGGAAGATAAATTCGCTTATCCAAGTCATCCTGAAATTGGCGCTCCCGGAGCCTTTACCATGGAAGAAATGCAGGAGTTTACCAGATATGCTCAGCAACATCATGTCCAGATCGTACCTCTGGTACAGGGGCTTGGTCATGTGAGCTTCATACTTAAATGGCCTCAGTATGCTCACCTGAGAGAAATCCCTGCATCTAATTGGGAATTTGCCCCCTTAAAGATGGCACCTATGATCTGCTTTTTGATCTCTGGGAAGACGCTATTGAAGCCACTCCGGGCTCTCAATACATTCATATTGGTTCTGATGAAACCTTTGAGCTTGGGATGGGCCCTGAATGCCAGGTGA
- a CDS encoding class II fructose-bisphosphate aldolase, whose product MRLQDKLKEMRANGTSLLATNFYNYETLKGVVEAASAMKCPIILQLTKSSIDYLSLPVAVNMARAALKQYKVEGWLHLDHSDSYQLIAQCLNAGFDSVMIDASEKTMEENIAITLQVVALAKKYDANVEAELGYVAKLGQSKEKVGFTEPEEACYFAQQTGVDALAVAIGNAHGFYTEAPQIDMERLSKIHAVTQAALVLHGSSGIPSPQLKEAIKRGVCKVNLATEIKNTFMTHLKTDLSDTQEIDLRQVFPPAILAVTALVKEKLEIVSI is encoded by the coding sequence ATGAGACTGCAAGATAAACTCAAAGAAATGCGAGCCAATGGGACTTCCCTGCTTGCCACCAATTTCTATAACTATGAAACTTTAAAAGGTGTGGTAGAGGCAGCTTCCGCAATGAAGTGTCCCATCATCCTGCAACTTACCAAAAGTTCCATTGATTACTTAAGTTTGCCAGTAGCGGTGAACATGGCAAGAGCTGCACTGAAACAATATAAAGTAGAAGGCTGGCTTCATCTGGATCATTCCGACTCATACCAATTAATTGCCCAATGTCTGAATGCAGGTTTTGACTCTGTCATGATCGATGCCAGTGAAAAGACGATGGAAGAAAATATTGCGATCACACTACAAGTAGTTGCTCTTGCCAAAAAGTATGATGCTAATGTAGAGGCTGAACTTGGATATGTAGCCAAACTGGGTCAGTCAAAAGAGAAAGTTGGCTTCACTGAGCCCGAAGAAGCCTGTTATTTTGCCCAACAGACCGGAGTAGATGCTCTGGCAGTTGCAATAGGCAATGCGCATGGGTTCTATACTGAAGCTCCCCAAATTGATATGGAGAGGCTCAGCAAAATACATGCTGTTACACAGGCGGCTCTGGTACTGCATGGTAGTTCCGGGATTCCATCACCTCAGTTAAAGGAGGCCATCAAAAGAGGGGTTTGTAAGGTCAACTTAGCTACTGAGATTAAAAACACATTTATGACCCATCTGAAAACAGACTTGAGCGATACTCAGGAAATTGATTTGCGCCAGGTTTTTCCACCGGCTATTCTTGCGGTCACTGCGCTGGTCAAAGAGAAACTGGAAATTGTAAGCATATAA
- a CDS encoding recombinase family protein, with the protein MSSIRLRYYGSLSNTTGLICKLIRIWRGSRKSAERPGLDKLREQLRAGDTLVVWRLDRLGRTLRNLIEWVTWLESEGIAFKSLQESIDTITSGGKLIFHMFGALAEFERNLIRERTQAGLLSARARGRMGGRPPSLDKKKQKLLVKLYHDKDHTIAEILEMFHISKSTLYKIVRENPPEITANIPHQ; encoded by the coding sequence CTGAGCTCAATCAGATTGAGATATTATGGAAGTTTATCAAATACTACTGGTTTGATCTGCAAGCTTATCAGAATATGGAGGGGCTCAAGAAAAAGCGCCGAACGACCAGGACTTGACAAATTAAGGGAGCAGCTCAGAGCGGGAGATACTTTGGTGGTTTGGAGATTAGACAGGCTTGGTAGAACCTTAAGAAATCTGATTGAATGGGTGACCTGGTTGGAAAGTGAGGGTATCGCTTTCAAGAGCCTGCAAGAATCTATAGATACCATTACTTCCGGAGGAAAACTGATTTTCCATATGTTCGGAGCTCTTGCAGAATTTGAGCGTAATCTGATCCGGGAAAGAACTCAGGCTGGCTTATTGTCTGCAAGAGCCAGAGGAAGAATGGGTGGCCGCCCTCCTTCCCTGGATAAAAAGAAGCAGAAGTTATTGGTTAAGCTCTATCATGATAAGGATCACACCATTGCCGAAATCCTGGAGATGTTCCACATCTCTAAATCTACACTCTATAAAATCGTGCGTGAAAACCCACCTGAAATCACTGCAAATATTCCTCATCAGTAA
- a CDS encoding Gfo/Idh/MocA family protein yields MKDISKNYTSSRRHFMKASSAALGGAVLYQLPVEASAYATGDDTLKIALIGCGKRGAGAAVQALSADENVKLVAMADAFRDRLDETYGNLKKIGNVKEKVEVPEEHKFVGFDAYKDAIALADVVLLATPPAFRPMHFEQAINAGKHVFMEKPLASDAPGIRKILAAGKEAKKKNLSVVVGLQNRYDPVYQEFVGRLKDGAIGEIISSTCYYMIGHVTLLPRQAGQSEMEYQMRNWRYFCWLWAGSPAGLQIHNTDVVNWVKGAYPVKAQGVGGRAAYQGPDKGDIFDHFYIEYEYADGSKLHSQIRTIDGTYNQGGSFFQGTKGSGDMKKGLVDMQGKSLWRTRGIKEINPYQQEHDELFAAIRKENPINDTEWAAKSSMMTIMGRMAAHSGQMIQWEDAINSELSLLPERFAWDAEPPVLPGPDGNYPIPIPGQTKVM; encoded by the coding sequence ATGAAAGATATATCAAAAAACTATACTTCCAGCCGTCGTCATTTTATGAAAGCCTCTTCTGCGGCTTTAGGAGGAGCAGTCCTTTACCAACTTCCGGTAGAAGCCAGTGCCTATGCGACGGGTGATGATACTTTGAAAATAGCCCTTATTGGCTGTGGCAAACGAGGAGCAGGTGCTGCAGTACAGGCATTGAGTGCCGATGAAAATGTAAAACTGGTGGCTATGGCCGACGCTTTTCGCGACAGGCTGGATGAGACTTACGGTAATCTTAAGAAGATAGGAAATGTCAAAGAGAAAGTAGAAGTACCTGAGGAACATAAATTTGTAGGTTTTGATGCCTACAAAGATGCCATTGCACTCGCGGATGTTGTGCTCCTGGCCACTCCTCCTGCTTTTCGTCCCATGCATTTTGAACAAGCCATCAATGCCGGCAAACATGTTTTTATGGAGAAACCGCTGGCTTCTGATGCGCCCGGTATTCGCAAAATACTGGCTGCCGGAAAGGAAGCTAAAAAGAAAAACCTGAGTGTGGTTGTTGGCTTACAGAATCGCTATGATCCCGTTTACCAGGAATTTGTAGGTCGCCTAAAAGATGGAGCCATTGGTGAGATCATTTCGTCTACCTGCTACTACATGATAGGGCATGTCACATTGTTGCCCCGGCAGGCTGGTCAGTCGGAGATGGAGTATCAGATGCGCAACTGGCGTTATTTCTGTTGGTTATGGGCAGGCTCACCGGCAGGCTTGCAGATACATAATACCGATGTAGTCAATTGGGTGAAAGGCGCTTATCCTGTCAAAGCACAAGGTGTAGGAGGTCGTGCAGCCTATCAAGGACCCGACAAAGGAGATATTTTTGATCACTTTTATATTGAGTATGAATATGCGGATGGCAGTAAACTCCATAGCCAGATACGTACCATTGACGGGACCTATAATCAGGGAGGTTCATTCTTTCAGGGTACAAAAGGCTCAGGTGATATGAAGAAGGGATTAGTAGATATGCAGGGTAAATCTCTCTGGAGGACCAGAGGAATAAAAGAAATTAATCCCTACCAGCAGGAACATGATGAACTGTTTGCCGCAATCCGCAAAGAAAACCCTATCAATGATACGGAATGGGCTGCAAAAAGCAGTATGATGACCATCATGGGACGTATGGCCGCCCATTCAGGCCAAATGATACAGTGGGAGGATGCTATCAACTCAGAGCTGAGCCTGCTCCCTGAAAGATTCGCATGGGATGCTGAGCCTCCCGTGCTACCCGGCCCGGATGGCAATTATCCCATTCCGATTCCCGGACAAACTAAAGTAATGTAA
- a CDS encoding 3-keto-disaccharide hydrolase, with the protein MCSCHQENDFQDLFNGHDLSGWTNVNGAPTTWRVKDQMIVCSGIPSGVLRTTQQYENFILEVEWRHMEEDGNAGVFIHSDALPAPGQPFTRAIECQVMDGNHGDVFAIHGATMKPDRPHPQGWMRSLPAEERAKPTGEWNHYRIESRDGRISLAVNGKVVSGGFQSNPRKGYICLESEGSEVHFRNIRIQELPSTHPEPHEIATLDQGFVSLYNGVDLSQWEMKPGHQGHWTAQDWKLDYDGKSEEQDKCLWSRKSYKDFELIADVRLTREPETTMLPVVLPNGENATLEDGSEKQAPVAYAGDTGIYLRGSSKSQVNIGIRNIGSGEIYGYRVDKKLSPEVRASVVPKVKADHPPGEWNRFIITMKDKRVSIELNNQEVIQDALLPGIPDEGPIALQDDHAEGNTFQFANLFIKELK; encoded by the coding sequence ATGTGCTCATGCCATCAGGAAAATGATTTTCAGGACTTATTCAATGGGCACGACCTTAGTGGATGGACCAATGTAAACGGAGCCCCTACTACCTGGCGGGTGAAAGACCAAATGATTGTCTGTTCAGGCATCCCTAGCGGAGTTTTAAGAACCACACAGCAGTATGAAAACTTCATCCTTGAGGTAGAGTGGCGACATATGGAAGAAGATGGCAATGCAGGCGTATTCATTCATAGCGATGCCCTACCCGCTCCCGGTCAACCCTTTACCCGTGCAATTGAGTGTCAGGTAATGGATGGCAATCATGGGGATGTCTTTGCCATTCATGGAGCGACAATGAAACCTGACCGCCCTCATCCCCAGGGCTGGATGCGTTCCTTACCCGCTGAAGAACGTGCAAAGCCAACTGGTGAATGGAACCACTACCGTATTGAGAGCCGTGATGGCCGCATAAGCCTGGCCGTCAATGGAAAAGTGGTTTCCGGAGGTTTTCAAAGCAATCCAAGGAAAGGCTATATATGCCTGGAGTCTGAAGGTTCTGAGGTGCACTTCCGAAATATACGTATCCAAGAACTTCCTTCTACGCATCCTGAGCCACACGAAATTGCCACGCTAGATCAGGGCTTTGTATCTCTTTACAATGGAGTGGATTTATCGCAATGGGAAATGAAGCCAGGCCACCAAGGACATTGGACAGCACAGGACTGGAAACTGGATTATGACGGTAAAAGCGAAGAGCAAGACAAATGTCTCTGGTCCCGGAAATCGTATAAAGATTTTGAGCTTATAGCAGATGTTCGTTTGACAAGAGAGCCTGAAACGACCATGCTGCCTGTAGTACTGCCCAACGGAGAAAATGCCACATTAGAAGATGGCAGTGAAAAACAAGCTCCGGTAGCTTATGCTGGTGACACTGGAATTTATTTGAGAGGAAGTTCTAAAAGCCAGGTCAACATAGGCATCAGAAACATTGGTTCCGGTGAAATCTATGGGTATCGGGTAGATAAAAAACTTTCGCCTGAAGTGCGAGCCTCTGTGGTACCAAAAGTCAAAGCAGACCACCCCCCAGGTGAATGGAACAGGTTTATCATTACCATGAAGGATAAGAGAGTAAGTATAGAACTGAATAATCAAGAGGTAATTCAGGATGCATTACTACCGGGAATTCCTGATGAAGGGCCTATTGCCTTGCAGGATGATCATGCTGAAGGAAATACTTTTCAGTTTGCGAACTTATTTATCAAAGAGCTAAAATGA
- a CDS encoding Arm DNA-binding domain-containing protein, producing MRSNKTFGISFFVKKYQKDKNNQVSIYVRISVDAKRLDMSMQRKIASDRWDDVRGMTRGSKEEIKRLNNYLD from the coding sequence ATGCGAAGTAACAAAACCTTTGGAATTTCTTTTTTTGTCAAGAAGTACCAAAAAGACAAGAACAACCAAGTGTCTATCTATGTGCGTATCTCAGTGGATGCTAAACGTCTGGATATGTCTATGCAACGAAAAATTGCTTCGGACCGATGGGATGATGTAAGGGGTATGACGCGGGGCTCAAAAGAAGAGATAAAACGACTTAACAATTATCTGGACTAA